Proteins from one Deltaproteobacteria bacterium genomic window:
- the ysxC gene encoding ribosome biogenesis GTP-binding protein YsxC, translating into MQCSYITSAQRAHQLPDLGAPEIAMVGRSNCGKSSLLNALTGRRNLARASSTPGRTQMVNFFAIDRADGRIILADLPGYGFSASGREARRHWQELITAYLKRPALKQVLFLLDIRRSDPPGDEDLELLSSLVAGRAAVLPVLTKADKLSGAAAKVQMRKFIGHLEAVGLMVPTVAVTSVLKQTGIADLRRDIGLVE; encoded by the coding sequence ATGCAATGCTCCTATATCACCAGCGCCCAAAGGGCGCACCAGCTTCCTGATTTAGGGGCTCCCGAGATTGCCATGGTGGGGCGTTCCAACTGCGGCAAGTCGAGTTTGCTTAATGCCCTGACTGGACGTCGTAATTTGGCACGGGCCAGCAGTACTCCTGGACGCACGCAGATGGTCAACTTCTTTGCCATTGACCGCGCCGACGGGCGCATCATCCTAGCCGATCTGCCGGGTTACGGCTTCAGCGCCAGCGGCCGCGAGGCACGGCGTCATTGGCAAGAACTCATCACCGCCTACCTGAAGCGCCCAGCATTGAAACAGGTCCTGTTCCTGCTCGACATCCGCCGCTCTGATCCCCCGGGGGACGAGGACTTGGAGCTCCTGAGCTCACTTGTTGCCGGTCGCGCCGCCGTGCTGCCGGTCTTAACCAAGGCCGACAAGTTGTCTGGAGCCGCCGCCAAAGTGCAGATGCGCAAGTTTATAGGTCACTTAGAGGCCGTCGGACTGATGGTGCCGACGGTAGCGGTAACGTCGGTACTCAAGCAAACCGGTATAGCCGACCTGCGTCGCGACATCGGTCTTGTGGAGTGA